One region of Oryza sativa Japonica Group chromosome 10, ASM3414082v1 genomic DNA includes:
- the LOC136353483 gene encoding putative ripening-related protein 5: MASARAMAAMAMIFLLAALSTTHLASSLRPVAAGACRPSGYLPGKSGNCEKSNDPDCCEDGKAYPQYRCSPPVTAATGAVLTLNSFEKGKDGGGPSECDNAYHSDGELVVALSTGWFAGTARCGHRVRITASGGGGRSVVAKVVDECDSVHGCDGEHNYEAPCGNNIVDASPAVWDALGLDKNVGMEHITWSDTDE; encoded by the coding sequence ATGGCGAGTGCCAGAGCAATGGCCGCCATGGCGATGATCTTCCTCCTGGCCGCGCTCTCCACCACCcacctcgcctcctccctccgccccgTAGCCGCCGGCGCGTGCCGCCCCAGCGGCTACCTGCCGGGGAAGTCCGGCAACTGCGAGAAGAGCAACGACCCGGACTGCTGCGAGGACGGCAAGGCGTACCCGCAGTACcggtgctcgccgccggtgacggcggccaccggcgccgtGCTGACGCTGAACAGCTTCGAGAAGGggaaggacggcggcgggccgTCGGAGTGCGACAACGCGTACCACTCCGACGGCGAGCTGGTGGTGGCGCTGTCGACGGGGTGGTTCGCCGGCACGGCGCGGTGCGGGCACCGGGTGAGGatcacggcgagcggcggcggcgggaggtcggTGGTGGCGAAGGTGGTGGACGAGTGCGACTCCGTGCACGGCTGCGACGGCGAGCACAACTACGAGGCGCCGTGCGGCAACAACATCGTGGACGCGTCGCCGGCGGTGTGGGACGCCCTTGGCCTCGACAAGAACGTCGGGATGGAGCACATCACCTGGTCCGATACCGATGAGTGA